In the Nitrospirota bacterium genome, CCGGACAGGCGGGTGCGGACAAGGCCGCGCATATGCTTCAGAACGAAGCGGGGAAGCTCCACAAGGAGACAAAGGAATCCGCCCGGGAGGTAACAGACGTTGTCGAGGACGCCACCCGCTGAGGTAGGCTTGGCCGGGCGATAGAGTGCTTTACTGCGCGGCCGTCTTTCTTGCCATAGCCGTTATCGCTGCGGTCCTGGGCTTTACGGGCCTGGCCCTGGCCCTGGCGTGGCTGGCGAAACTGCTTTTTTTCGTCTTCCTGATCCTGGCCGTCCTGTCCTTCGCCTGGGACC is a window encoding:
- a CDS encoding DUF1328 domain-containing protein — encoded protein: MLYCAAVFLAIAVIAAVLGFTGLALALAWLAKLLFFVFLILAVLSFAWDLRKRRKRGKPDGHGEEPRRPER